The segment GCCGTAATCATTAATCCGGCGCGGCCAGTCGAAGACCGGCTTCCGGCCCTCCCGGGCCCGCGCGGCGCTGACATATGCTCCCTGGCCGTGAATATTCTCGATCAACGAGTCGTCCTGCAGCTCCTGATAGGCCAGGATCACCGTGTTCCGGCTGACCTTCAGGATATGGCTCAATTCCCGGGTCGATGGCAGCCGGACCCCTTTGCGGAGCGCGCCGCTCTCGATCAGATCCCGGATATAATGGCTGATTTGCCGGTAAATCGGGCTATCGGAAGTTAGTTTCAGATCGCCGAACATCTTGTCATCACCCAATCCTCATTTTGACACAAAAAACGAAACGTTCCAAGCACCACCGGGAAAGATTTTCAACGGCCCCGTGGTTCAGGCGGTCCGGCCGGTTCGAGCGCAGGATTCGCCGCGCCCATCGTCATCCTGCGCAACGACCCGGCGGAAGCGCGATCCCGTCGGCAACCCCGGCGCGGCTGTGGCGACGGATTGGGCGGCGGTCGCCCAGGACCGGAGGGAGGCGGAGCAGTCTTGCGCAACGGTTGCGACATACTGCGCGGCCGTTGCGACGGAGCGATGACGGCTCGGGACGGCCCGACACCCGGCGCGTCTACAGCTCCACCGGCACCGGCTGGCGCAAGCGGATCTCCCGCTCGGTTACCCGGCAATCATAGGCCAACACTTGTACGCCGAGTTTCCGCACCTCCCGGAGCTTGGCGCGGAACTCCGGCTGGGTCCGGTCATTGGGGGTGAACCGCAGGGCGTCCTCCCGTTGAATCAAGAAGATCACGGCCGCCCGGAGCCCTTCACTGCAAAGCCGCGCCAATTCGTGCAGGTGTTTCAAGCCGCGTTCCGTCGGAGCGTCCGGGAACAGCGCCACCCCCGACTCCACCAGCGTCACCGATTTGACCTCGATTGCGGCGTGTTGCCCGCCATTGCTGAGAAAAAAATCCAAGCGGCTGTCCCCCATGGTGTGTTCCCGCCGTACCTCGGGGTAATCGCGAAACGCCTCGAGCGCGCCGTCGCCTAATGCCTCGCCGACCACGGCGTTGGGGATGACGGCGTCGATGCAAACCCATAGGCCGGCTTCATTGCGGAGTAATTGCAGCCGACCGGCGGTCTTGCGGCAAGGATCCCCGTCGCAAGGCTCGTACCGTAATTCCCGTCCCGGCACGATCAACTCGCGCAGCCGCCCCGAGTTGGCGAGGTGCAGCGGAAACATCCGACCGGCCTCGTCGCGGGCCTCCACCACAAACCGGTTCAGTCTCCGAACCACCAGGCCTTTTCGTAAATTGGCGAATTTCATGTTGTCTCCCCATCCGTCATTCGGGCGGCATTGGCCGCGCGACAGAATCCCGTCCCCGGCTTTCCCGCCCCTCCTGTCATTTCCTTTAGCGTAACCGAAGCGGTCCGAAATTGCCAGCATTATCTCGAAAAATTCTCCGCCCCGGCGGCAGCCGCGCCGCAAAGCAATCAACCACCGGGCGGTGGTTGATTGGCAAGCGTCTTCCGATTGGATTACGGTTTGGAAATGGTTCGCAATAAAGCGTCCCGGCTGATCATACCCTGAAATTGGCCGGCGTCGTTGACCACCGGCAGCCGCTTCAATCCTTGCTCGGCCATGAATTGCACCGCGGTGTCCACTGTATCCCGTTCCCGCACCCATAGGACCTGGCGGTTCATCAGATCCCCGGCGGTCCGGGCGTTCATCCGCTCGACAACCTCTTTGAGCTGTCGCCGCTTCGCCAGGGCTGACCGGGGGTGGATAAAGAACTCTTTCGCTGTTTCCACGGTTCCGTCTCGCACCGGCAGCAGATCGGTGTCGGAAATGATTCCCAGCAGATGATTGGCATGGTCCACCACGGCCACCCGTTGGATCTCCTTCCGGTCGAACAGGTCCACCACTTCGGAGAGGGGCGTCTCGGGATATACCGCCTCCCGGTCCCTCTGTCCGACCTGTTTAATCTGTTTGAGGTTTTGGACCGTGATGTGCTGGTGTTGCAAGGTCTTCCAACGTAATACCTGCTGGTCAATGACGCGCAGGATATCAATCCGGGCGATCACCCCCGCCAGCCGGCCTTGCTCATCCACCACCGGCAGCCTTTTCAAACGGTGCTTCAGCATCAGGTCGATCGCTTCGTGAAGCTGCTGGGATTCCCGGACCGTCACCGCCGGACTGGTCATGATCTCGGCGGCGGTATAGATCGGCAACTGATTCAGAAACTTCTCGATCTTCGCCGGCTCGAGCCGGGCCAGGAGTCCCAGCCGCAAAGGCAGATGCGGGTGGTCCGAGAGATTCTCCTGGGTGATCATGCCTAGGACCCGCCGTTCCTCATCCACGACCGGGATACTCTTGAGCGAGGCGGCCAGCATCCGCCGGACCACTTCATCCAGGGGCAAACCCGGCGGGACCGTGGCTACTTTGCCGGTCATGACCTCCCGGACCGTCACTTGATTGGGGATGAGCTGTTCATCCGCACGATAATGGTAGACTGCCAGCTTCTCGACGGCTACAATCCCGTCCTGTACCATAGCGGCGACATTTCGCAGCACCACCTTTAACCACCGGACAGGCAGGATGATCTCGATCTTGACGGGCAGATTGAAATTATACTTTAGGAGCGTCTGAATGGCGATCTCTCCGGTCTCGTAATAGCCTTCGTTTCCTTTGACGACGATGCAACGGAGCGGAATCTTCAATCCCCGCAGATACTCGACTACCGCCTGACCGAGCGGCTTCCCCTGCCAATGGGCGTTCTCATTGGTAAAAACCTTTATGATCCGGTATCGCTGCATAGTTCACCTCGCTCCGAATTTTTAGGGACGACCCGTGCATCCGTTGACGGATCGCTTGCTCGAGTCGCGGATCCATAAACCCCGTTGCAATAATGACGCGATCCGCAATTCGTCCTAATTATTCAATATGATTCATGGCTTGCAACTATTACGGAAATTCACCGCTTCCGCCCGGCGTCGAAAACAAAAAATCATGCCGCGAAGCCTACCGTGAGAATGAAATAAATTTCTTCAAAAAAAAATTTGCATTCCTCAAGCGAATGCAAATCGCAACAAAGCGGAGAATTTATCTCATCCTACTCCAGCGGTAATCAGTTGAATGAAATCCCTTCAGTCCTCCATCATGGCCAGTTCGGACCCTTATCATTCCTCATTCAGTTGGTGATGGCCCGCAACAGCGCTTCCCGGCTGATCAGTCCTTGAAAACGTCCGGCGGAATCGACCACCGGCAACCGTTTGAGGTTTTTCTCGGTCATCAGCCGGATCGCTTCCTCCACGGAACGGTTTTCCTCCACCGTGACCAGATGGCGGGTCATCACTTCGGAGGCGGTTTTCGCATCCATCTTTTCGAGATAGCCTTGGAATTGGGCGCCTTTGAAACGATTGTGGTGGATGAAAAAGTCTTCGAATTCTTGATCGCCCAGACTCTTGAGGACCGGCAGCAGATCGTAATCGGAGATCAGTCCCACCAGCCGGTCGTCCGCGTCGACCACCGCCACGCGTTGGATGTGTTTGCTATAGATCAGCTCGGCCACCTCGTATACAGGCGTCTCGGGCCGCACGGTCTCAAACTCCCGGTTGCGGATGGCTTTCACTTTGATGCCTGTATAGCCTTGGAACAGATGAAAGGCGGGATCCACGCCGGAGCGGGCTGTCTGTTGATTGATCGCCCGCAGGATATCAATGCGCGAGACCATTCCCACCAGAATGTTGGCCGAATTGACCACGGGCAAACGTTTCAGCCTGTGTTTCAGCATTAGCTTAATGGCATCCAGAATATGCTGCTCCTGATTCACCGTCACCACCGGCGTGGACATCACCTCGGCGGCGCTGAATAACGGGAGATGATTCAAGTACTCCTCGATCTTGGCCGGTTCCAGACGGGCCAGGAGGCCCAAGCGCAACGGCAGGTGAGGCGGGCCCGAGAGGTTTTCCTGGGTAATGATTCCGAGGACCCGGCGTTCGGCATCCACGACCGGAACGCTCTTGTGCGCGGTCGCCAACATCTTGCGGATCACTTCATCGACCGGCGTTCCCGGCTCGACCGTATCCACTTGGGTGGTCATCAGTTCGGCGATCTTGAGGTGCTGCGGGATCAGCCGTTCGGTGGAACGGTGCGCATGGAGCTTGATCTTTTCCACGATCACCATGCCGTCCCCGACCATCTCGGTAACGCCGGCGACGACTGATTTCACGACTTCCGCGGGTACGATAATCTCGATCTTCAAGGGCAGATTAAATGAGAACTGCCGCACCGGCTGGTCGGCGACGTCGCCGCTCTCGAAATATCCGGCCATTCCCTTGGAGACAAAACACCGCCCCGCAATGTTTCGGTCCTTCAAGAAATCAATCACCGCTTGCCAGACGGGTTTATCCTGCCAAATCACATCTTCGCTGGTGTAAACCTTAATTAACCGGTATTTGGCTAACATCGATTTCACCCCGCAATCCGTATGATTCTTCTAATTTGATTATACATCATCCGAATCGGCTTGTAAAAAGGTTATGTCTCCACTCCCGACAGTAACCGCTTCTCGCCGGAGATGGATTGCAGCGGCTCGATATTCTGGGTCACTTCCAATACCCCTATAAACTCGCCGTTCTCGTCCCGCACCGCAAAATAGCGGATATACACCAAGCTATCGCCCATCCGGATCCAGAAATCTTCATGCTCTTTCTCGCCGCTCCTCAGATCGGCCACCAGCTTTTCGACCACCTGGACGCTGGCGGGAGGATGACAGTTTTGCACCGTTCGGCCGATCACCGCCCGGGTTCGCGGAAAAATCCGCTCCTCCGCCTGATTAAAATATTTCACGACGCCATCGCGGTCAACGAACGTAATATCCACCGGCAGCCGGTTGAAGATCGCCTTCACCTCGGCCGGACTGAGGATGCCGGTCCCCAGATTCAGATAACCGCCTCGGACCGGTTGTTCCCCGGCGCCGGCCTCTTTGGCCTCCAGATTGATCCGGACCGGGTGCCACTCTCCCTGGGGTTCGACCAGGCTGTAGCCGATGGCGTCGCTTTCCGCCGCGATCGTCCGCCATTCATCCTCGGTCAAGGTATCGAGCGCCATGGGGAACAGGATTTGCTCCTCTTTGAAGATCATCTCCGCCACCTTGGTGAGGGTCTCTTCGGCCTGTTGAACCACATGCTCCCGGTCGGGCTGTTCGGAACGGAGCAGTTCCCGGGTCCGTTTAATCATCCCCCGGATCTCATCGTCCACGCCCCACATAACCTTGGGCGGAGCGGTTATTCCATACTTTTCAAGGAACGGAAATAGCAGGTTTTCCTTGCGGCTATAATGCTTCTCGATATCCAGCAGCAGGTTGAAATCGCTCAGCAGCCGCATTCCTGCCTCCCGGCCGTCCTCCTTCCGGTACTCCTCTAGATGGGGCCGGATGTTTTCAGCGACCAGCCGCTCCAACGCCCGGTTCTCCAGCGTGAAAGTGTGCAGCGGATGCCCGGGAATCTTATCGGGTTGCGCCGGCGCATGAATCTCCGCGATGGAACCCTTGAAAACCGCGGCGTGAACGTCGCAGAGCCGCTGGATCTCCTCCACCGGCATTCCTTCCGCCATCAAGGCCTGCTCCATCTCGGAGATCTCCGTCGCCGATACGCCCTGAATCAGTTCGGCGAACTTCTCCTTCACCTCGGCGGCGCTCTTTCCCCGGTGCAACTCCTTGATGATTTCCTTCAGCGCTTGTTGCCGGTATTCGCGATTATTAATTACCTCACTCATCGTTTCGCTCCCTCGCTTCCTATTTCAGCCAGCCGCGCTTGAGGCTGAATAGCCAGTAGACGGCGACGGCACCCCAAATCTGATGATTAATGAAGGAATGGTAAACCTCCAACGAATTCCCGAACCAATGGCCGCTGGCGATCAGGCAGACGAAGACCCATGTCCCCAAGCTGTAAGCGATTCCCTTCATCCAAAAGTAGCCGGGCCCGAGCAGGCGCATAAAGTACACCAAACCGACTCCAAAGGCGCCGGACATTACGAGGTCCAAGAAAGCGCCGATAATCCATTGGTGCAGGTTGATCGGCCATTCCGGAGAAAAGAAGACCTTGATCAGCATCCGCCAACAGTGATATCCGGAAAAACGCCAATGGAACAGGAGAAAGTCAATTGCGGTTTTGGGCAGGTCCGCGCCCAATCCTATCATGGTCCCGACGATGAACGGTTCATCCACGACGAAGGTCCTTTCGCCATTTATCAAGTGACATTTCCATTGACGACGCCCGAAGATCTGCGCGATTCCTTCCATCCGAATTCTATGAGATGAAAAAAGCGAAAAGCCGGCTCCGAACGGCCAAATGATTGAACTTTTTCATGGTATCCATCGCGAACCACAGGTCACGATTCATCCACGTCTTCAAAGGATTGGGACATCGACTCATCATAACGTAGCTTTCCTTGACGGTGGGCGAATTATTCCGTCCCGGCCGGAGATCCGGGCGGAATCGTATAAAAGAAAAGGACCGAGCCATTGACTCCGTCCTTTTGTATCCTCATATCCTAATCCGATGGTTCGCCGGACCCGCGCTCATCCCCTGCGGAACCACCAAATCACCAGCAGCGCCTGGGCCAGAAGGATGGCCGGCAAGCCCCACATAAAACTAGGGTGCCTGGTCTTATGCCGAAATAACAGGCAACCGCCGTAGACGCCGATGGCACCGCCCACGGCAGCCAGCAGAAAAAAAGTCCTTTCGGGGATCCGCCACCGGCCGCGGCGGGCTTTGGATTTGTCGAGCGCCGTGAGGAAAAAACCGGCCAAGTTGAGCAACGCCAGCATTGCCAGTCCAGTTTCGCCGGAAATCGCTGCCATGAAACAACCCCCTCATTGAATCATCCGTCCCGAAGCCGCCAGCCGGCGGCCGCCGGTTTCTTGAGCAAATTAAATCAAGTATTCATTCGAACCGGAGGAGGCGATCTCCTGCCGATTCTAAAAACAAAAAGACGGCCGGAAGCCGCGGAACCGCACTTATCGCTGCTTTTTGGGAATTTTCCACCCAAAAAGCAGGTAAAAAAGGAAGAAATCGCGAAACAAAGATTCCGGAAGCCGGCGTTGTTTCGTTAGGGAATCGCTGCTGCTCCGGCGGAAAACGTCGCTGTGCTTCCATCACTCATTGGGATTTGGGAATTTTGCCGCGGCAGCAATCATCAAAAAACAAGAGGTATTTATCCATGCTGATCATCGGAATCGCCGGCGGAACCGGTTCCGGCAAATCCACCGTCGCCAAGGCTCTCGAAACAGAACTCGGCGCCGCCAATGTCGTCCTAATCTCGCAGGACTCGTATTACGTCGATAAATCGTATCTGCCTTTTGCGGAACGGGCGCGCCAGAACTATGATCATCCGGACTCGTTTGAGGATCAGTTATTACTGAACCATCTCAACCTGCTCCGGAAAGGCCAGCCGGTGGCGGTGCCGGTGTACGACTATACGCAGCATGTCCGGTCCAAACAGACGGTTGCCGTCAGTCCCAAACCGGTGGTGGTGGTCGAAGGCATTTTGATCCTGACCGATCCGGAACTGCGAAAGGCCTTCGACATCAAGGCCTATGTCGATACCGACGCCGACACCCGGGTGCTGCGGCGGATCGTGCGGGACATTCAGGAACGGGGAAGAAGCCTGGAATCCGTCTGTGAGCAATATCTGAATACGGTCAAGCCGATGCATGAAGCGTTCGTGGAACCGTCGAAACGGTATGCCGACATTATTATCCCGGAGGGCGGACATAATACGGTCGCCCTCAGCCTGTTGGTCTCGCGGATCGAGCGCTATCTGCACAGCATCAACGGGAATTGCGGTTAAAATAGTCCAAAAGCCCGGTTATGATCCATTGGTCACCGACTATTATAGATATAGGGGGTGATTTGATGGTTTTTCAGTTCCCCGGGCCTCGAACTCAACAACCTCCGCTCATCCAGGCTTTCCGGATGGTACTGTCCGAGCTGCGTCAAGCATTGTTGAATCCGGGCCGGCTCAGTTTCGTTCCGGACATTCAATTGGAAGACCAAGGCGACCAGTATGTATTAACAGCCGATCTGCCCGGATGGAATGAAGACGAAATCGAAGTGAAAGTGCACGGCAACCGGCTGTCCATCAAAGGGGTCCATCAAGAGCGGACTACGCTGCAGCAAAGAGTTTATTGGCAACAAGTCCGGCAGTATCGTTCCTTTGAACGCCATTTTATCTTAAGCGGAGAGGTTCAACCGGAGGCGGTTACCAGTAGTTTGGAGAGTGGAACATACCGGCTGGCGATTCCCAAAGCAAAGCTCAACCGTTATGAGCGGGAGTAAGCGCTTTGGAGTTCCGAATCCTTCGTAAAACCGGAGAGGCGGCATAAAACCGCCTCTCTGCTTTATCATTCCCGGATTTCCCGGCATCCGTCCCCTGCACTTCCTCAACCGATTTATCCCCAAGCCGCCGGACCGCGCCGCGAAACTCTT is part of the Hydrogenispora ethanolica genome and harbors:
- a CDS encoding Hsp20/alpha crystallin family protein encodes the protein MVFQFPGPRTQQPPLIQAFRMVLSELRQALLNPGRLSFVPDIQLEDQGDQYVLTADLPGWNEDEIEVKVHGNRLSIKGVHQERTTLQQRVYWQQVRQYRSFERHFILSGEVQPEAVTSSLESGTYRLAIPKAKLNRYERE
- the sfsA gene encoding DNA/RNA nuclease SfsA — its product is MKFANLRKGLVVRRLNRFVVEARDEAGRMFPLHLANSGRLRELIVPGRELRYEPCDGDPCRKTAGRLQLLRNEAGLWVCIDAVIPNAVVGEALGDGALEAFRDYPEVRREHTMGDSRLDFFLSNGGQHAAIEVKSVTLVESGVALFPDAPTERGLKHLHELARLCSEGLRAAVIFLIQREDALRFTPNDRTQPEFRAKLREVRKLGVQVLAYDCRVTEREIRLRQPVPVEL
- the udk gene encoding uridine kinase → MLIIGIAGGTGSGKSTVAKALETELGAANVVLISQDSYYVDKSYLPFAERARQNYDHPDSFEDQLLLNHLNLLRKGQPVAVPVYDYTQHVRSKQTVAVSPKPVVVVEGILILTDPELRKAFDIKAYVDTDADTRVLRRIVRDIQERGRSLESVCEQYLNTVKPMHEAFVEPSKRYADIIIPEGGHNTVALSLLVSRIERYLHSINGNCG
- a CDS encoding DUF438 domain-containing protein yields the protein MSEVINNREYRQQALKEIIKELHRGKSAAEVKEKFAELIQGVSATEISEMEQALMAEGMPVEEIQRLCDVHAAVFKGSIAEIHAPAQPDKIPGHPLHTFTLENRALERLVAENIRPHLEEYRKEDGREAGMRLLSDFNLLLDIEKHYSRKENLLFPFLEKYGITAPPKVMWGVDDEIRGMIKRTRELLRSEQPDREHVVQQAEETLTKVAEMIFKEEQILFPMALDTLTEDEWRTIAAESDAIGYSLVEPQGEWHPVRINLEAKEAGAGEQPVRGGYLNLGTGILSPAEVKAIFNRLPVDITFVDRDGVVKYFNQAEERIFPRTRAVIGRTVQNCHPPASVQVVEKLVADLRSGEKEHEDFWIRMGDSLVYIRYFAVRDENGEFIGVLEVTQNIEPLQSISGEKRLLSGVET
- a CDS encoding DUF190 domain-containing protein → MQRYRIIKVFTNENAHWQGKPLGQAVVEYLRGLKIPLRCIVVKGNEGYYETGEIAIQTLLKYNFNLPVKIEIILPVRWLKVVLRNVAAMVQDGIVAVEKLAVYHYRADEQLIPNQVTVREVMTGKVATVPPGLPLDEVVRRMLAASLKSIPVVDEERRVLGMITQENLSDHPHLPLRLGLLARLEPAKIEKFLNQLPIYTAAEIMTSPAVTVRESQQLHEAIDLMLKHRLKRLPVVDEQGRLAGVIARIDILRVIDQQVLRWKTLQHQHITVQNLKQIKQVGQRDREAVYPETPLSEVVDLFDRKEIQRVAVVDHANHLLGIISDTDLLPVRDGTVETAKEFFIHPRSALAKRRQLKEVVERMNARTAGDLMNRQVLWVRERDTVDTAVQFMAEQGLKRLPVVNDAGQFQGMISRDALLRTISKP
- a CDS encoding DUF190 domain-containing protein, with amino-acid sequence MLAKYRLIKVYTSEDVIWQDKPVWQAVIDFLKDRNIAGRCFVSKGMAGYFESGDVADQPVRQFSFNLPLKIEIIVPAEVVKSVVAGVTEMVGDGMVIVEKIKLHAHRSTERLIPQHLKIAELMTTQVDTVEPGTPVDEVIRKMLATAHKSVPVVDAERRVLGIITQENLSGPPHLPLRLGLLARLEPAKIEEYLNHLPLFSAAEVMSTPVVTVNQEQHILDAIKLMLKHRLKRLPVVNSANILVGMVSRIDILRAINQQTARSGVDPAFHLFQGYTGIKVKAIRNREFETVRPETPVYEVAELIYSKHIQRVAVVDADDRLVGLISDYDLLPVLKSLGDQEFEDFFIHHNRFKGAQFQGYLEKMDAKTASEVMTRHLVTVEENRSVEEAIRLMTEKNLKRLPVVDSAGRFQGLISREALLRAITN
- a CDS encoding DUF1294 domain-containing protein translates to MAAISGETGLAMLALLNLAGFFLTALDKSKARRGRWRIPERTFFLLAAVGGAIGVYGGCLLFRHKTRHPSFMWGLPAILLAQALLVIWWFRRG